The Haematobia irritans isolate KBUSLIRL chromosome 1, ASM5000362v1, whole genome shotgun sequence DNA segment ttttttgcattttgcgcggaaaatgtactttttaggttcttttctaaaaaaaacaggcaaaagtgcgaaaaggcttcgaattctgttgtgaaaatagcgccatgcatagaggcaaattccctgccagcatttcaaagttccatttcaacctcatcgttaccatagactcgtaaatgtcacttcaaccatcatgaaaaggtacatcaaaaagtacatgcaagtaatttgccatccctactgttaaaaaagccatttttttgtgaaacgccaagcgcaaccagcttgttatattttaattaaataaaaacgaaaataaagttctgaaaacatagattatacgcttaaaattgtgaaaggtatattggtgaacaatttggtgattttccaaatggaataaagtgattgtttttcagatattttacagacacgctgcctccatggaataaaaacactggttgacagacgcagcaacatgtaactcgctacttgtaattcaacatcatcattaatgccaaaaattatgttaaatgtaatgtgatagtggtataaatgttatatttttaagaatttgtaaatgtttaatcaaattaataaatatctaaacaaacgtgttttactcgaccacaatgattcttttacaactatcttaaaatgcactttttctgattgtttggagggtcccttattggcgtcgttctaaattgatctataaaggcacctaataattgcactcatgcgaaacatttttgtagtaacttggcgtggtacaacttctcaatagtgacggcgcttttccgacgagtttttgatgtcgtatatgattgttttcgacgtagtggggattctcaaaagagtccccaaattcaaaaaatgttggcagggttacgggcattttcagcactgccaacaaacgagagtgctgcgattgccctgtttcattctttgaattattttctgcccgctgaaatgatagcattttttttaggttgctggtaacattttaaaaatgcgcattctgtacagacaaaatgaaggcaaagcactttttcagaaaagaaaacaccattagttgtgatccaaggcatattaaagaggtaaagtcatgcaatcaggtgactaatatcgacattcatcttgtcaaaggctttgtttacgtttagtatgtttgtttacattctttgtgtacataaatattacaatacaacaacactacacatacacaaaatgtcaacttaagtgacctgtcattttagtttgactttctaaatatcatggggtgtacacacgtttgctcgtgactttacctttaattaatatgccttggttGTGATCATTTGAGTTTCGAGAAAAAAATTCATCAGGTATGAACGCACCCTTATGTTATTATGGCATTATCATCGTCGTTACCGATTTCATTTAGTAGTTTGAAAGTCAGCTGCTGTTCGTTGTTAAGCACGCTCTTTTGTAAACATTCTTTCAGTTGgtggttttatagaaaatcttgtttcaTTGCCGTGcttatttgaaaaatactaatggCATCGAATAAAATACCCCCGCTGACATATAAAGTTGTAGCCGAATGCTCGGTGTCTAAAGCTAGAGCTGGCTTAATGACACTCCGACATAGCGAAGTGAACACTCCAGTTTTTATGCCTGTTGGAACTCAAGGAACCCTGAAAGGAATATTACCCCAACAATTAATAGATCTGAACTGCCAAATTCTTCTAGGAAATACATATCATTTGGGAATGAGACCAGGAATTGAAACTCTGAAGAAAGCAGGTGGCCTGCACAAATTTATGGGATGGCCCAGAGCTATATTAACAGATTCGGGTGGTTTTCAAATGGTCTCCTTATTACAATTGGCTGAAATAGATGAACAGGGTGTGAATTTTCGTTCACCCTTCGATAATTCCGAGTGCATGTTAACACCAGAACATTCCATTGAAATTCAGAACGCCATAGGTGCTGATATTATGATGCAATTAGATGATGTTGTGAAAACAACGACTACGGGTCCCCGTGTGGAGGAAGCTATGTACAGAACTATTCGATGGGTGGATAGATGTATTGAAGCTCATGCTAGGGATGATGATCAAAGCTTGTTTCCCATAGTGCAAGGAGGATTAGATCCTGAGCTGCGTAAGCAATGTGTAGCTGGTCTTATGCAGCGAAAGGTGCGTGGATATGCGGTTGGAGGATTGAGTGGTGGCGAGAGTAAAGACGAATTTTGGCGCACCGTTCACACGTGCACCGATTTATTGCCAAAGGATAAACCTCGCTACTTAATGGGAGTTGGCTTTGCCGCTGATTTGGTGGTGTGTGTAGCTTTAGGTATTGACATGTTCGACTGTGTCTTTCCCACACGAACAGCAAGATTTGGATGTGCTCTGGTAATGCATGGACAACTAaatctaaagcaaaagaagtacGCCTTGGATATGTCTCCGATAGATGAAGACTGTGAATGTAGTACTTGTAAACTCTACACGAGGTCATATCTTCATCACATAGTAACAGTGGAGAGTGTTTCTTGTAGTCTTTTAAGCATACACAATGTTGCTTTCCAGTTACGTCTAATGAGGGCTATGCGTAGTGCCATTCAAAAGGATCAGTTTCCCGCATTTGTTAAAGAATTTATGGAAAAGCATTTTGTCGATGAACCGGTGCCCAACTGGATAAGAGAGGCCTTGGCAGCCGTTAATATAAAATTGAGTGCAGATACGCAAAATAGTGCAAGCGACATAAAAGAAGCTAAGAGAACTGCTTCCATTGAGACTCCCTAAAAATGGATGAGCAATaactaaaaattgtaaataaatgtaGAGCATGTGCTTACACGAAGTACTACTACACATACTGTTTTTATTCGTTACAATAATGATCTTTGCTTCCAAAATGGAGAaaatcatttattattttatttaaactatactaaacttatagtaaatatgaGATGAGTATGTGAATAATAGAGGGAAGCCAACAGCTAGGAAAATCAtttaga contains these protein-coding regions:
- the LOC142220115 gene encoding queuine tRNA-ribosyltransferase catalytic subunit-like, with amino-acid sequence MASNKIPPLTYKVVAECSVSKARAGLMTLRHSEVNTPVFMPVGTQGTLKGILPQQLIDLNCQILLGNTYHLGMRPGIETLKKAGGLHKFMGWPRAILTDSGGFQMVSLLQLAEIDEQGVNFRSPFDNSECMLTPEHSIEIQNAIGADIMMQLDDVVKTTTTGPRVEEAMYRTIRWVDRCIEAHARDDDQSLFPIVQGGLDPELRKQCVAGLMQRKVRGYAVGGLSGGESKDEFWRTVHTCTDLLPKDKPRYLMGVGFAADLVVCVALGIDMFDCVFPTRTARFGCALVMHGQLNLKQKKYALDMSPIDEDCECSTCKLYTRSYLHHIVTVESVSCSLLSIHNVAFQLRLMRAMRSAIQKDQFPAFVKEFMEKHFVDEPVPNWIREALAAVNIKLSADTQNSASDIKEAKRTASIETP